Proteins encoded by one window of Elaeis guineensis isolate ETL-2024a chromosome 12, EG11, whole genome shotgun sequence:
- the LOC105054915 gene encoding uncharacterized protein yields the protein MPKPAVVYLLLVIAFVILLSFSRTPHASQKRQHGRRLAHHHASFDPLVDKLERRAEERGLLDTDTFQEMLHAFFHDQNRSEVPEIGVFEEYFGEEGRFNVTERLMSLFPLLDRYPQDGKISFQELEFWNRKQALDRLIYSTNRQMKLHDKDRDGAVTLEEFLSYLPKEEIDWDNKDHGKPGWWKVQFLNADKDASGSLDSEEFREFLHPEDSRNPAIQLWLQQEKLREMDQNGDGKLSFMEFHDRLNDMYLGFASSETDVADDSRHHQDYAERKFGELDVNKDGFLTADELKPIIHHLQPGEFSYATHFTKYLMREADDDKDGKLTLKEMLDHYQAFYSAVIEEDPFDDYDDDDYNMHDELR from the exons ATGCCGAAGCCGGCGGTGGTTTACCTCCTCCTGGTCATCGCTTTCGtcatcctcctctccttctcccggACGCCTCATGCCAGCCAAAAACGCCAGCATGGCCGCCGGCTGGCCCACCACCATGCCTCCTTCGATCCATTGGTGGACAAGCTCGAGCGGCGGGCCGAAGAGCGGGGCTTGCTCGACACCGATACCTTTCAGGAGATGTTGCACGCCTTTTTCCATGACCAGAACCGGAGCGAAGTGCCGGAGATTGGGGTGTTTGAGGAGTACTTCGGCGAGGAGGGCCGGTTCAACGTAACAGAGAGGTTGATGTCTCTCTTCCCGTTGCTAGATAGGTATCCACAGGATGGGAAAATTAGCTTCCAAGAGCTCGAGTTTTGGAACCGGAAGCAGGCACTGGACCGACTAATCTATAGCACCAACAGGCAGATGAAATTGCATGACAAAGATAGAGATGGAGCAGTTACCCTTGAAGAGTTTTTGTCTTATCTTCCCAAAGAAGAGATAG ATTGGGATAACAAGGATCATGGTAAACCAGGGTGGTGGAAGGTGCAGTTCTTGAATGCAGATAAAGATGCCAGTGGATCCCTTGATAGCGAGGAATTTAGGGA GTTCTTACACCCTGAAGATAGTAGAAATCCAGCAATCCAATTGTGGCTGCAGCAGGAAAAACTGAG AGAAATGGATCAGAATGGAGATGGAAAATTAAGTTTCATGGAGTTTCATGATCGACTTAATGACATGTATCTGGGTTTTGCTTCATCTGAAACTGATGTGGCAGATGACTCCAGGCATCATCAAGATTATGCTGAAAGAAAATTTGGAGAGCTTGATGTCAACAAAGACGG ATTTTTGACAGCAGACGAACTGAAGCCCATAATTCACCACCTTCAACCAGGGGAGTTTTCTTATGCCACTCATTTCACAAAGTACTTGATGCGTGag GCTGATGATGACAAAGATGGCAAACTGACGCTGAAGGAGATGCTAGACCACTATCAGGCATTCTATAGTGCTGTTATCGAAGAAGATCCCTTTGATGActatgatgatgatgattataATATGCATGATGAGCTCAGGTGA